CAGTGGGGTGGGAGTTGATCCAACAGGAAGAGCAGCCTGTGGGCTCCGAGGAGGTGCATGCTGCTCATAAAGGAgcgttttgtttttcctcccctcACGGTAGCAGCACCCTACTGGGGAATTCATTAGGGGCTGACATCATCTCACTCAGTacagagtgaaagaaagaataTCTTTCTGCCTGCGCattcccctccctccctgctttctctcattctctctctctctctgcctccttaTCTAGCTCTGGTGCGCTGCTGACTCTCCTTTTGCGCGCCATTTACGCAAAaggtaggggagagtggggacGGTTGCAACACTTTTTGCTTTTCCTTGTGTATCTAAGACACCATTTGCAGTAGGAAGGCCAAATCTGTATATAATATACCCTCATCTGTCCCCTATCCACCCATAATTATATGACATGTGTAGGTTTTATTATACTGGAtatatttgcaatttaatgGAAAGAGTGAAACGGTGCAACCGTCCCCACATAAGGGACGGTTGCAACACTTGTGTGGGACAGTTGAAACACgtatcaatttgtttttaaaaatcattcttGACAatcatttatccttttttatttcattatcttagtaacaaaaagaaaaggcaatagtataataataataataataattatcattattataataataataataatataagcaatagtataataacaataatatagcCTATCATAAGAACCATACAAAAtcacagacttttttttctgtcaattacattttagttgTTAACAAATTgataatagaaatagaaatagagTGCCTGGATGAACTTTTTTGTCTTGAATTAACTGAACATAGCAtaacaacataacataacataacaataTAACATAACACTAGACATTGGAAAACATCAGACACCATCAGAAAATTAATCACTTTCGGTCTCACAATTGTGGCAAACGTACACTGAGCTGCCATCAGTGCAGGCTTCATGAGCCCACTTCTGACACATTAGACATTGTAGCCACACCTCCTTGGGCTTTGAGTAGCTCTCCAAGCAAACAATGCAAAAGGCCTCCTCTGAATGGCTAtctctttcaatgtttttcctcttttgcttttgctttttctttcctctcatttcctcagTATTTCCAATTGGCTGCGGCTGCAGTGTGCTCTGGCTCAgccttctctttcctttctttgttttgttttcttcctccaaCGCCTTCTTTTCAGGGGTATCTGTCAGAATTGTTGACTTTCGTTTTCTCCTGCCGTTTTCCTTTGCCTTGCGTTGGGTCGCTTTGGGATGGGGTCGGATGAGCTCAGGTGAAAACATGTGTACATCGAAGTACTGGCCAGAATTTGAGGGGAGACCACCTTGCACTGGAGGggacactgaggaggaggactgactggcaggaacttgaggggccactgaggaggaggactgactggcaggaacttgaggggccactgaagaggaggacacacTGGCAGGAACTGGAGGGGCCACTGAGGTGGAGGGGAGAATGGCAGGAACTTGAGGggccactgaagaggaggacagactggcaggaacttgaggggccactgaagaggaggacacacTGGCAGGAACTGGAGGGGCCACTGAGGTGGAGGGGAGAATGGCAGGAACTTGAGGggccactgaagaggaggacagactggcaggaacttgaggggccactgaagaggaggacacacTGGCAGGAACTGGAGGGGCCActgaagaggaggggagaccACCTTGCACTGGAGGAGCTGTAGAGGGGGAATTGGACGGGCCCAGTGGCACTGTAGGATCAGGCCGGCCTGTAACCATGGATGGAGCGAAATCAGCGTCACTGAATTTCAGCCTGTCGAAAGGCCAAATTCCAGTGGTGATGAAACCTGCTGAGACATTGCCAGGTGTTCCGACCAGGGGGAAGGCAAGTCGAACAATTCCAGGGATGTCATAAATGGTCATCGGAAGGCCTGGGTGTGATCTCATCCATGAGTCACAGAAGGAGTTAACTTTCCCTTTGAGAGGGCCAAAGAAACTCCGGTCCAGTGGTTGGAGCCTGTGTGAGCAGTGGGGTGGGAAGGATAGCATTACAATGCCATTGGCACGGGAAAAATCAATTGCCctgagagagaggtgagaggagTGGTTGTCTAAGATCAGAAGGACCTTCGTATTCACTGATGCTCGTGTGTGGCGCTGGAAATGATGGAGGAATTCGATGAAATGTTCCTCCACCATCCAGCCTGATTTGTTTGCCACACCGATGCAGCCTGGTGGGCCATCTCTAATGAAGTGATCTTTGAAGTTGACCCTTGGGAATATAAACATTGGGGGAATCATGCTCCCCAATGCATTCCCGGCGCATGCCACTGTCACGAGGGTCCCCCTTTCTCCCGACGTGGCTGAccccacctgtctgtctccacgCCTGGCGACAACCTGATCTGGCCTCTGAACAGTGGTAATGCCAGTCTCATCCATGTTCCATATGTCCTCTCCCTGGAAGTTGTTCTTTCGGAGGACTTCATCTAAATTATTGAAGAACAAGGACACATTGTGCCTATTGAAGTGTATATTACGGGCAAGACTGGTGGCTTGGGGGCGCCTTATTGACAAGGTTGGCTGGCGGTGTAGGAAGCCCATCAACCAATCGCGGCCAGCCAGGCCTGGCTCATCCCATGTCCCTGGGTATTGGCATCCATACCTGACAGCCAGCAGATAAGCCAGACGACGAACCTGAGAAAAcgaatgaaaaacaaaggatTAAAAACGAAAATAGGCTAAATGTCATGTATCTGGCGAGAGTCAGGGTAATTTTGCCTTACTCTGTCtcacaatgttgttgtttttttatctacatCTCACTCAGTCTTCATTAAATTCTGCATACACATCTAACTTAATAAGCAACTATCCTGCTTACCTCTTTAGTGCACAGCCCATAAAACATATCTGCAGCTGTCTTAAGGTAATTCGACAAAATAGCTTCCTGTTCAGCTGTAAAAACCCTCCTTGGCGTCCAGTATCCTGTCCTGATCTCTTCACCTGGACCTGCCCTCTCTAATTTCTTGCAGAATCGGTACAGTGTTGTGTGACAGATTTCAAACTCCTTCGCCACAGACCTCGCTGACCTGCCCTCACTCCTGATCACCTCTGCCGCCAAACGGAGCACTTGTACAGGGACACCCCTATCTGTCTTTCGCTCTCTGTTTCGTGGCATACTGAAAAAAGcaacataatgaaatatattgaaacatatgtatatattaattctctctctctcactcactcactcactcacacacacacacaggcctatatatatgtgtatatatatatactgtatacatatacagaacatgtatatacataaacacacgataggctatatatttatttatgtaggcctaatatataatatatatttaatatatatttatttaatttatataatttatttatatatttacatattttgaaacatttttatatcatattattcattaattaatgtcATGTGGGGCAGTTGCAACACATgggggacagttgcaacaaaGCGTTGCAACTGTCCCCACATAGTCAGACATTTTTATGCTAGACATGCAAACTCAACAGATTACCTCAGACACATGGTAGAAACTGCAATTTAAAGCTAAGATTCTGCAGATTTAAAtgatacaactttaaaatatgttgtacaaaacatttagaaactataagaaaagttgtaaaagttaaaaaaattacTTTTGTACCTTGATTTCTGGTTCTTCCAGAACAGATGCTCCAATCTTGCTGAAAAGTTGCAGGAAGAAAGAGGGTCTCACTGAGCATGTGCAAAATGAGTGTCATCACTGTAGCTCGTTTCTGATTGGAGGAATCCTCAGTGTTGCAACTGCCACATGTTGCAACCgtccccactctcccctacacGCGCTGATGTGCGCCTCAGAAATGTGAAGTCGAGCTCCAAGCTTCCCAGAAGCCCAAAAACACGCGTATGTTTGTCTGCTGAAGGAGCACGACTGAGGTTGAATTCAAGTTCGCCTGAAAATCAGGAAGTGGGAGGACCCGACCgtgaaggcagcagcagcagcagcagctctcaggCAGTCAGTCGCTGGATGAATGGGAGTTTGTCTGGTGCTTGGTAGCGGATGGGAGAGGCTCTCGAGTGCCCACGACCGGGATCCGTCAAAGAGAGCAGGGCAAACAGGCTCTGAAGCTGAACACACAGCGACAGCGGGCTCTTACCTGGTGAAGTTTCGCTCACTGCTTGTGTGATTTGGCTCCGTCTCCACAGAGGAAACTGGCCGTGCGCTTTGTTGGATTGGTTTGCTCCGTCGGACGCAGCCCCTCTTCTCTTTGCGCACCGACACACCAGCCCACCCGGATCCTGTTGGTTACTTCTCCTGGATATTTACGACAGGAGAATATAGGCGAAAAAATTCAAATTGTGTCCCTTGCAACCGGAGAAAGGTGGACCAAAGGATTTTTTCTCTCTTGTCGCCTCGTCTTGTTGCAGAAGCTCTCCGTGGCGAGACACATGGTTCCCTTTGTCCAAAAGGCGCAGTAGCTTTGTGAACGGCtttggggttttttgttttttttcttggaaaGGCTTCTTCTATGTTTGCATGGCTGTCCTCAATTTAAACGGAGTAGACTTCGCCGCCCTCTGTGTGGATTATATTATTTGAAAAGCAGAATGTGAAACGAGGCCATATTTAGCAGACCGAGAAAGTAATTTCCTGACTTATTTCCCTTCCTGCTAACCTTGCCACATCAAAGGTATGCTCGCTGGCTCTGAGCCGTTTATAATCTAAGATTTCattgtgtgtgaaaaatgtctACGTGGAATTTTTATAATAGTAAGCGTTTCTATGACCCCTCTTTTGCTGTCATTTATTCTGTAGCTTCATTGTTTACATTCTGTCAGTATTGCATTAGTGGAAAACACCTGATTCCTGACAAGGTTTTCTATcgaacaaacaacaacattcattttGTTGCCCCTTCTCACGTtctaatttttttattttcgtTTGTTAAAATGAGTTGCTTCTCCTGCAGCCTTAATACATGACATATAAGATAAAAGACACGAGTTACATAGAAGCTGTCACAGCGCGCTGATTTTAAGTATCCCTAACATTAAGGTCTTTATGTCCCAAGGAAATACAACCTTAATGCCAAGGTGCAATGCTTTAACATAATTGTCTGATGTTTTGCATATTGCGTTATATAAATCTGAGTTGAGGAAATCCACAAAACCAGTTCTCAGAATATAATTGTATTCAGAGAAAGCTGTCAGTCTTCTTCCCATGTGCAGCTGAGAgggtgttgttttgttgttttttccccctgtcGTTGCAACCTTTTTGTTACTTtgcaatatattgtttttaaatataatattatttatacgACTTAGTATTTTCACCCATATTACATTTGATTCAGATATAAATCCCAACTCGCAAATCTTATCCTCACTGTTGCTGTTCTTGGTGCTGCAGGAGGGCTGTGCTGTGTAGTCACGGAGCAACAGTGCCATCAAGTGGCCTGATAATGAATGAAGAGCCACTTATTTTTGTTTCAGTCTGATATCCAATATTGGTTTTGATCATGATGCTCAGGTTACCCCAAATTATTCAGGACAGAATTTTTGGCAAGACGGGAAGTGGACACTGGATATGTTTTCTCTTTCAGGCGCTTTAATTTGACATTGAGGGTTGTTGAAATTGAGATCATATGAAGTACAAATTATAACACTTATATTAAAAGCACCTAATAAACCTTACTGAGGCGAAATTAAGGATTTAGGTTTACTTTATCCAAAATGACAGTTTAATGAGTGTAGTGTAATGGTAATTTGCCCTAAGCATGTCATATCCTCCCAGTCAGCAGCCATTTCTCTGCACTGAACCAATAAATGATATCCAGGAGCAGGTTTGGAAATGTTGCTGTAAAATGATATGGTACTGTGATGATATTCCTCTAATTGCACTCTCTTCTTCTCAAGGTCTCCGATGCCAGCTCAGAGAAATTCTTCAGCACAGCTGCAGTTAAAGGTAcagacattttttctttttaccgCGCTGTATGTTGTCAATATGATGGTGCAGGTGTAATACCAATCTCCCGGTTGGCATTGCCGTCTTGAAATTGGAATGCGTTGTCCCAGTGCGGCAATTTGTATTTATGGTTGTTAGAGATAATGCCACAGCAATAACGCATCACATCCATAAAAGTGATCCAATTTACCCACGGTGCACAGGtatgaaatacagaaaaacagagacatGAAAGGACCTTCTCTCTCTGCCAGAATGGAATATGCATGATCCACCCTAAAAAGGTCATGCTGTTGCTGTTACATTTATGTACCATGTTGCCCTGTGTGGTGTTGGTGACAATTTGTTGCAAAAGTGCAGGAGGACTTGTCCAGaagccagaggaggaggaggatgaggaggatgtaCTAATGCTGCAGTGAATGAAGAAAGGCCAGGGGAGGCATCTGTTTGGGGCCTCGCTGTGCCAACACCACATGTGACCTCATTATCAAGTCACTAATTTGCTGTTAAAAGCATCCCCATTTTTTCGGCTCGGGCATAATGGAGGTGCCCTGCGTAAATGGACGTTTCTCTGTAATGGGAGGGAGTTATCATGCAGTGCGGGAGGGAGGCTCTGAGATGAGGGGTTATGACCCCTTCAGGGCTGTGGCAGGAGGGGGACGATGATAGTAGCCCTGCACCTTCCGCCGCACAGACCTCTCAACACATTTCCCACATTCTGGCCTTTGATTCCCTCCAGGGCTTGATTTGTGGCGTCCATCAGGGGGGGCTCAATGGCCATGCTTGACAGGGAGTTTTCCTTTTGAACGTGCTTCTCTGTGGACTGATTTGGTTCCCTTGAAAGGATTAAGGCCCCCTTTGTGCAACCTAAATCAACAGAGGGCCCCCCTCTAAGAAAGAACCTGAGTGGGGAAACAGTACACAAAATACgctttctctctgctgcatgATAGTCCTCTGTCTTGGCCCCTATTCCCATTTAAATATCccctcctttcttctcttttaccATCTCagtcccctcctcctctcctgccaTGTGCTAATGCTTGCCGCTGTTGCAAAAGGCCAACAAAAGAATCCAGGTGCAGGGAGAGCCAGGACCACTGGTATTTTTATGGGGGACAGTGTTGAGATTGAAAGAGTTGGGTGAGTATTTGTGAGAGGGACTGCTATGTCTCTAATGCAACCAAACCCCAGACCAAGCAACAGCTCCAACAAATTTGGCGAGAGGCTTTTTTGTGTGACGCTGTGTCAATATTTGCCAAAAGGCAGGTgcaaaaagaccaaaaaaaacGATAACCTTGATGCAGCAGAGCTAAATGGAAATATGAGTCATTCATTTGCAAATGATGAAATCTATAGACATTGGTGTAAAAATGCGACTTTACTACTGATGCAAATAACTTCATTGGCACTTGGAAAAAGTAAATAGAGttgtatttatgttatataATGTTTATTGTTCTGGATGAGCCAAAAGCTTATTTCACATTGTGACTGATAGGGACAAAAGTGAGACACATTATTATATCCTAACCAACAGAGCTTTGAGAAGGCTATTATAATTCAGCAGCTGATGTGTAGCTTTGGTAATGATTGACTGTTGGCTTTTATTCTCTGCAGCAAGACTGGAAATCAGCCCAGGG
This Eleginops maclovinus isolate JMC-PN-2008 ecotype Puerto Natales chromosome 11, JC_Emac_rtc_rv5, whole genome shotgun sequence DNA region includes the following protein-coding sequences:
- the LOC134871693 gene encoding uncharacterized protein LOC134871693, translating into MPRNRERKTDRGVPVQVLRLAAEVIRSEGRSARSVAKEFEICHTTLYRFCKKLERAGPGEEIRTGYWTPRRVFTAEQEAILSNYLKTAADMFYGLCTKEVRRLAYLLAVRYGCQYPGTWDEPGLAGRDWLMGFLHRQPTLSIRRPQATSLARNIHFNRHNVSLFFNNLDEVLRKNNFQGEDIWNMDETGITTVQRPDQVVAVAPQVPASLSSSSVAPQVPAILPSTSVAPPVPASVSSSSVAPQVPASLSSSSVAPQVPAILPSTSVAPPVPASVSSSSVAPQVPASQSSSSVAPQVPASQSSSSVSPPVQGGLPSNSGQYFDVHMFSPELIRPHPKATQRKAKENGRRKRKSTILTDTPEKKALEEENKTKKGKRRLSQSTLQPQPIGNTEEMRGKKKQKQKRKNIERDSHSEEAFCIVCLESYSKPKEVWLQCLMCQKWAHEACTDGSSVYVCHNCETESD